Proteins found in one Zea mays cultivar B73 chromosome 1, Zm-B73-REFERENCE-NAM-5.0, whole genome shotgun sequence genomic segment:
- the LOC103640644 gene encoding thaumatin-like protein, whose protein sequence is MASGAAASSALLLLVAALVATSARAATFTITNNCGSTVWPAATPVGGGTQLDPGQTWTVDVPAGTQSGRVWGRTGCSFNGGSGSCQTGDCGGALSCTLSGQPPMTLAEFTIGGGGSQDFYDISVIDGYNLAMLFSCSTGVTLNCGGPSCPDAYLFPSDNTKTHACSGNSNYQVTFCP, encoded by the coding sequence ATGGCGTCCGGGGCTGCTGCTTCCTCGGCCCTCTTGCTCCTCGTCGCGGCCTTGGTGGCCACCAGTGCGAGGGCGGCCACATTCACCATCACCAACAACTGCGGCTCGACGGTGTGGCCGGCGGCCACCCCGGTGGGCGGCGGCACGCAGCTTGACCCCGGGCAGACGTGGACCGTGGACGTGCCGGCGGGGACCCAGTCCGGCAGGGTGTGGGGGCGCACGGGGTGCTCCTTCAACGGCGGCAGCGGGAGCTGCCAGACGGGCGACTGCGGCGGCGCACTCTCCTGCACGCTCTCGGGGCAGCCTCCCATGACGCTGGCCGAGTTCaccatcggcggcggcggcagccagGACTTCTACGACATCTCGGTGATCGACGGCTACAACCTGGCCATGCTCTTCTCGTGCAGCACCGGCGTGACCCTCAACTGCGGCGGGCCCAGCTGCCCAGACGCCTACCTGTTTCCCAGCGACAACACCAAGACCCATGCCTGCAGCGGCAACAGCAACTACCAGGTCACCTTCTGCCCGTGA